A genomic window from Bordetella genomosp. 9 includes:
- a CDS encoding BON domain-containing protein, translating to MTLKPRFPAIALAAALTASVLTLTACAPVVVGAAAAGGAVVATDRRTSGTQLDDQSISLKAEHNISEKAGDAARVNASTYEGVVLLTGEVPNDAIKAEATQLARVEKVRKVVNQLTVGPAASFSVRSNDTWLASKVRTELINTRYVPSGSISITVDKSVVYLQGKVTQAEGEYAANAAAGVSGVAKVVKLFDIISREDAVRLSGGSSGNAPAPADTGAQRAPIETGNGAAETSSAPAGGGAQAMPIR from the coding sequence ATGACACTCAAGCCCCGATTCCCCGCCATCGCCCTGGCCGCCGCGCTGACCGCGTCCGTCCTCACTCTGACGGCCTGCGCGCCGGTGGTGGTGGGCGCGGCCGCCGCCGGCGGCGCCGTGGTGGCGACGGACCGCCGCACCTCGGGTACGCAGCTGGACGACCAGAGCATCAGCCTCAAGGCCGAACACAATATTTCCGAGAAAGCCGGCGATGCCGCGCGCGTGAACGCCAGTACCTACGAAGGCGTCGTGCTGCTGACGGGCGAAGTGCCCAACGACGCGATCAAGGCCGAGGCCACCCAGTTGGCCCGGGTGGAAAAGGTCAGGAAAGTGGTGAACCAGCTGACCGTCGGTCCGGCCGCCAGCTTCAGCGTCCGGTCCAACGACACCTGGCTGGCGTCCAAGGTCCGCACCGAGTTGATCAATACCAGGTACGTGCCTTCCGGGTCGATTTCGATCACCGTCGACAAGAGCGTGGTCTATCTTCAGGGGAAAGTAACCCAGGCCGAAGGAGAATATGCGGCCAACGCCGCGGCCGGCGTCAGCGGGGTGGCCAAGGTGGTTAAACTGTTCGACATCATCAGCCGCGAGGACGCGGTGCGCTTGTCGGGCGGTTCCAGCGGAAACGCGCCGGCGCCCGCGGATACCGGAGCGCAGCGCGCGCCGATCGAGACCGGCAATGGCGCGGCGGAGACGTCGTCCGCCCCGGCCGGCGGCGGCGCCCAGGCGATGCCGATCCGGTAG